tattttatgcTTTAATTAACTACAGCTATGCAGTGGTGGAAAATGTAGTTATGTTATGATTTAAAGGTACTATATATGGTCTTTAATACTTATACTACATTACATTTTGCAAGTGATTGCTCTATGTTTAACATCAACTGCTCCAAATTTAGCAGACAAGAAAGCCCATAAGTCTGTTCCCCAGATTGTTGAGCTGCTCCTTTAGATAAAACAGCATTAGGATGAGCTTCACCTCAGCAATCGGAAACATTAACATGCTGCTCACATGTTAATACGTGACTAATTATGTATTACATAAGCACTGACAGGACAGGCCTCTATAATGAGCACTTTTGATGTTAAGTAAATTTATTTTTAGTcactaaacagtaaaatatataattttttttaactataaCATTAGATTTCTCACATCATTTATGACCTTGAGTACATAAGTAGTGGTGAAAATACAGCTGAGTGATGTTTGTACTTTTTACCATTGTGCTTTACTTCATACTTCTACTCCATTACATTCCAAAATGTGTTATTGGTTCATAAAACAAGAAGCAGTTAATACACAGTGTTAGGATAACAAGTAATGTGATGAACGTTACACTTTAAATTGTGCTATTCTGTATGAagacatttaatatttaatgtaggCCTACCTTTTAGAATGCAAGACTAGATGAAATACTTTTCAAAATGCTCTTTTTACTAAAGTAAAACAACTTTGCACTACTTCCACTACTGCAGGTTAGTGTCAGTTTGAACTGACCAGAGTCTGGACCATCCACATTCGATGGAGACGCAGATCCTCCACGGCAGCTCGTATGTTAGGCCGGATTCCCCTCGCACACAGCTGTATCAGCCACAGCAATGTCACAAATGTCCCCGTTCGACCAATACCTGCACTGGATCACAAAAATCAAGTACTGACTTTAAGCAATGTCTCAAACATCATCTGACTAATATCCACTGAATTCTAGGCAGAAATAATGCCGACAGAGACTTGGTTAACACCGCAGGAGGTGATGGACTTAAAGTCAGAGGTCACACCTGCAGTGCACCACAGCTGGCCCCAGACGAGGAAGGGCTTCCAGATGCTGCCGCACATGCTCAGTGAAGGCACAGGCAGAGGCTGAGCTCTTAGGGACGCCCCTGTCCGGCCAGGAAGGGTAGTAGTAGTGTGTGATGATCCTGTCTGTCGGACAGTctctctgaaacacaaacaccttGCTGTAATCCATCCACAAGGACTCACTTCTTTGATTGATTACATGTACGGTTGGTGCACACAGAAGTCAACAGCAGCGGTTTTCAGGCTCCGAAGAGTGAGGAATGTGTCTTTCACTCACCTGTCGGAGGTTAATGGTCGTGATAAAATAATCTGGACCTTGTTTGCGAGACACTGTTGTCACTTGGATCAGCCCATGATAAACTGTCCCTGGTTCCAGAGGCCAGTACTTATCACACAGCACCTGCACAGACGCGAATTAACAGGCAAGGTCAGAAGGATATTAGGTAAAGTGTAAAGTATCTGAATCCCTGTAGAATTACCATGTTTTCTGAGTAAACTGGTCATAAACTGTGATCTGAtcattaaatgaacaaatacaGGAACAGAACATCCTCAAAATATACACATAAATGACTAGACTCTTGTTTGTCTCAGTACTAGTGGAACAAATACTGATTATATGCATATCTATTGTTTTGCAAGGGAGGGTTACTTTAGCAGATGCTTCTCGAAAATAGCAAACTCAAAACTGTTTGATGAGGAATTTGATAAAGACAAGAAGAATATTGTGGTTTGGCTGTGACTTAGAATAGACGTAGTCTGTTAACTTTTGTAAATTAGATAAACATATGACCATACTTTAGGACAATATACATGAATTCCAAAAGGTTTACTTGCTTTTTCTTGTATATGGGAGACTTTCTTGTGCACAGCCACATGACATGATCAGTACACTCCTCCAAAAAACACTAATTTAGACAGTATTGACATAAATTAAATGGGTTTCTGGCAACCTCATGGTAACAATAATATCTGGTACCTTCAAACACTACAACTTGTCAATCATTGTGATAATTGTGAGCTTCAGAGGTGGTTGTACACCTTTTAAGACAAGACCAGGCAACAAGGAAACACATCCTGATCTGACACCACGATGGACAGGAAGACATCATCTGTCagcatttgttgatttttttttactctataATGACCAGATTTCCTTCTTTGCCCCCAATGGATAAGCATTGCATGGccaaaagtttttttcttaagaAGACAATATCAAATCCGGCTAGTCGTTTCCCcctatttcctgtttttgtgccAATCTATGCTCACCAGAGATGGGGACTGATTCATGACTTTAAGAAAGCAAACAACATtagaaacatttgcatgcaaggccacacatcaacacacatccacacagatTCAGTGTGCCTCTTACTACGTCCTTGTGCCTCAGAGCTGTCACCATGACAATTATCCTGACGTTTTGCTCCCACACCATCCTCCAGAAATCGGCCATGGTGTTGGGCAAAGGACCCTGAGTGCAGATGAAGTCTCTTTCTGATCCTCCGCCCTGAAGGCAGACACACAGTCAATAACAAATGCAGACAGACGTAGAGAAAGACTGTGACGATAATAAAgatgacagacaaaatgaattAGGCTGAGAAAGTGAGTGAGATCTTACAGGCACAAAACTTGCGTTGATGTAGTCCGTGTGTGGATAGGAGTTTTGGACGGAC
The nucleotide sequence above comes from Amphiprion ocellaris isolate individual 3 ecotype Okinawa chromosome 8, ASM2253959v1, whole genome shotgun sequence. Encoded proteins:
- the LOC111576846 gene encoding receptor-type tyrosine-protein phosphatase V-like; the protein is MRVQPVSRAQILHEFNLQCQALAANDNRGFKQEFEELSDVGKDLPTRAGDSEVNREKNRYPYILPYDHCRVRLSVQNSYPHTDYINASFVPGGGSERDFICTQGPLPNTMADFWRMVWEQNVRIIVMVTALRHKDVVLCDKYWPLEPGTVYHGLIQVTTVSRKQGPDYFITTINLRQRDCPTDRIITHYYYPSWPDRGVPKSSASACAFTEHVRQHLEALPRLGPAVVHCSAGIGRTGTFVTLLWLIQLCARGIRPNIRAAVEDLRLHRMWMVQTLEQYIFVHLCLLHWLSGGTSACTPQGATSNAHPHMQDRSHITSGRGDRAGRRHHRHRQSKPPSEQPQNTVPLMLNPGNLLRRLLHSSSPFNPGSHTS